One Oryza glaberrima chromosome 10, OglaRS2, whole genome shotgun sequence DNA segment encodes these proteins:
- the LOC127786135 gene encoding transcription repressor OFP12-like, with translation MMPRNAAERAMAGCLPTAGLRRALTLPSPSPAAAVGHEEGSSTSAASTSVGTGSPPSSSSASTSSPAFLDDLDPPLYLDDVEAEADAGGLSTAIASRRLFFESPGRSNSIVDSAEHPAAAAAAAAVFPRGNGGASTSSSSSSGRPAAAPSRAAAAATGKGVRVCGDEQARPVPVSTAAPREEFLKSMTEMVDAMGLDVARRGGDRARLHELLLSYIALNDRDALPDILGAFTDLLLALNAHGPAATPADGVVRERGGGGDARRKA, from the coding sequence ATGATGCCAAGGAACGCGGCGGAGCGCGCAATGGCGGGGTGCTTGCCCACCGCCGGGCTCCGGCGGGCGCTgacgctgccgtcgccgtcgccggcggcggcggtgggccaTGAGGAGGggtcgtcgacgtcggcggcgtcgacgtcggTCGGGAcggggtcgccgccgtcgtcgtcgtcggcgtcgacctCGTCGCCTGCCTTTCTTGACGACCTTGATCCGCCGCTGTACCTTGATGATGTCGAGGCGGAGGCCGACGCCGGTGGGTTGTCCACCGCCATCGCCTCACGCCGGCTGTTCTTTGAGTCGCCCGGACGGTCGAACTCCATCGTGGATTCCGCCgagcaccccgccgccgccgccgccgccgccgccgtcttcccccGCGGCAACGGAGGCGccagcacgtcgtcgtcgtcgtcgtcggggcgtcctgccgccgcgcctagccgcgcggcggctgcggcgactgGTAAGGGAGTGCGCGTGTGCGGCGACGAGCAGGCGCGGCCGGTCCCGGTGTCGACGGCCGCGCCGCGGGAGGAGTTCCTCAAGTCGATGACGGAGATGGTGGACGCCATGGGGCTCGAcgtcgcgcgccgcggcggcgaccgcgcccGCCTCCACGAGCTGCTCCTCTCCTACATCGCGCTCAACGACCGCGACGCGCTCCCGGACATCCTCGGCGCGTtcaccgacctcctcctcgccctcaacGCCCATGgtcccgccgccacccccgccgacggcgtcgtccgagaacgcggcggcggcggcgacgcaagGAGGAAGGcgtag